DNA from Bdellovibrionota bacterium:
GATACTCGATCGCCGCTTGATCGTAATTGTGCAGCAATGTGTAACATTGGGCGATTTCGAATTGGTACATCGCCGCTTCCGCCGGTGGAGCATTGGCGCGGATGAGCTTTTCATATTCGATGATCGCCTGGCGGTAATTGGCGAAGTGGTTTTTCTGGATCTCCGCCACCCGCCTCTGGGCCTTCATCGTGTATTCGCTGACGGGATAATTCGAAACCAGCATCTGGAACGTGGCGATTGCTTTCGCAGGTTCATTTAAAATCATCTGTTGAATGTTGCCGGCCTCGAACAGCGCCTCCGGCGCCCGGCGATGTTCGGGATGGCTTCGGACGAACGAAAGATAGAATTCAATCGCGTTGTAAAATTTCTGATGGCGGACCATCTCCTTCGCCGCGCGAAAATCTCCGGTCGAACAGCTCCAAAGCGAGAGCAACATGAGCATGACCGAGAACCGCATTCGTTGTTGCACGCTGGGATGCTGCCTCAGGCGACTGCGCGCTGCAAGGGAAGTTTCTTTCGCGCAAATTCGAAAAGCCGGTAACCGAGAAGAAGCGCGACGATTCCGCCGTAAATGAGCGGTCGCCGGATGTCCGCCTTCACCAGCCAAAGGTAATGAATCACGCCGCCGATCGCCGTCAGGTAGATCAGCCGGTGGATCCGTTGCCATCTCTTGCCACCCAAACGCTGGACCCAACGGTTCGTCGACGTGATCGCGAGCGGGATCATGATAACAAAGGCCGTAAATCCCACGGTGATAAACGGGCGTTTGGCCACATCCGATAGGATTTCGGCGATGTTAAAGAAATGATCGAACACGACGAACGTCAGGAAATGTAAGCTGCCGTAGAAAAATGCATAGAGGCCGATCATCCGGCGATATCGAACGAGGGCGTTCCAATGGAAGAGTTTCCGAATCGGCGTGATCGCCAGCGTCAAAACCACGAACCGGAGCGTCCAATCCCCGGTTGTGTCTGTGATGTCATCCAACGGATTCGCGCTTAATCTGCCCATGAATCCTTTCATGACCAGAATGAGCAGCGGGATTAGACATGTAATAAAAATAATTGGTTTTGAGAGGCGCTTCACGATGTAACCCCATATGAGAGTTCAAGCAATGCAGGCGGCTGGCTCGTCGGGGATACCCCAGTCCACGCGCAGGAACGCGCATGGACTTGGGGGGTCCCGACGAGACCGGAGCCCGCCGTCATTTCTAGAACAATCCGCACCGGTTCATCAAAAAAATTTCTTTAGGTCCATCCCCGTGTACAGGCTCGCCACTTGATCGCCGTAGCCGTTGAAAATCAGCGTGTCGCGCTTGAAAAATTCACCGAGCCGCCGTTCTTTTCTCTGGCTCCACCGGGGATGATCCACATTCGGATTTACGTTCGAATAAAACCCATACTCGGTCGGCGCGCTTTTGG
Protein-coding regions in this window:
- a CDS encoding tetratricopeptide repeat protein, coding for MQQRMRFSVMLMLLSLWSCSTGDFRAAKEMVRHQKFYNAIEFYLSFVRSHPEHRRAPEALFEAGNIQQMILNEPAKAIATFQMLVSNYPVSEYTMKAQRRVAEIQKNHFANYRQAIIEYEKLIRANAPPAEAAMYQFEIAQCYTLLHNYDQAAIEYQALVSKYPKENLDEVYFQMGNNAYINGKYEDAIQAYREMVGRYPKSSFRTQAVFGMGNAYEEMNDFENARLRYESVQKDYPSPKVVEIRLQALAQREKKKMTLAPGSHLR
- a CDS encoding protein-methionine-sulfoxide reductase heme-binding subunit MsrQ — encoded protein: MGRLSANPLDDITDTTGDWTLRFVVLTLAITPIRKLFHWNALVRYRRMIGLYAFFYGSLHFLTFVVFDHFFNIAEILSDVAKRPFITVGFTAFVIMIPLAITSTNRWVQRLGGKRWQRIHRLIYLTAIGGVIHYLWLVKADIRRPLIYGGIVALLLGYRLFEFARKKLPLQRAVA